One Streptomyces mobaraensis NBRC 13819 = DSM 40847 DNA segment encodes these proteins:
- a CDS encoding NADH-quinone oxidoreductase subunit A encodes MPEATARIATADARLAAESAAYFDGYGLVALLGVLGVLFVAVAFGAGRLLRPVVPTPEKLLTYECGVDPVGEGWAHTQVRYYVYAFLYVIFAVDSVFLFPWATVFAAPGYGAATLVEMFVFLGFLAVGLLYAWKKGVLEWT; translated from the coding sequence GTGCCGGAGGCAACCGCGCGCATCGCGACGGCCGACGCCCGGCTCGCGGCGGAATCCGCCGCCTACTTCGACGGCTACGGCCTGGTCGCCCTGCTCGGCGTCCTCGGCGTGCTGTTCGTCGCCGTCGCGTTCGGCGCCGGACGGCTGCTGCGGCCCGTCGTCCCGACGCCGGAGAAGCTGCTGACGTACGAGTGCGGCGTGGACCCCGTCGGCGAGGGCTGGGCCCACACCCAGGTGCGGTACTACGTCTACGCCTTCCTGTACGTGATCTTCGCGGTGGACTCGGTCTTCCTGTTCCCCTGGGCGACGGTCTTCGCCGCGCCCGGGTACGGGGCCGCCACCCTGGTCGAGATGTTCGTCTTCCTCGGCTTCCTCGCCGTTGGCCTGTTGTACGCATGGAAGAAGGGCGTCCTGGAGTGGACGTGA
- a CDS encoding sensor histidine kinase, whose product MTARTPAPIHTGPRPRVPGPHEAGPEDERLPPARFAFDAWTWKEVLYLLSNLLTSLLGFVYVAVWLFAGVLLSVTVVGLPLLAAGLMGVRFVGRMERGRARALLGVRVDEPSPLPRGGSRRGAVGWVWRTLKDTVAWRTTLYTLVRLPWGVLTFGVTLAALFVAWPVLGHLARAMASVDRAMARGLLSPSDELERRVAELEQDRGIVVDTAAADLRRIERDLHDGAQARLVALAMGLGLAKEKVLEDPEAAAKMVDEAHGEVKLALQELRDLARGIHPAVLTDRGLDAALSSVAGRCTVPVAVHVDLDSRPAPAIEGIAYFTVSELLQNVSKHSRARTAEVEVWRRDDRLLLQVRDDGQGGASTTGGSGLAGLAERLGSVDGLFEVDSPVGGPTVVTAELPWRSRG is encoded by the coding sequence GTGACCGCTCGCACCCCCGCCCCGATCCACACCGGTCCCCGGCCCCGGGTCCCCGGCCCCCACGAGGCCGGGCCGGAGGACGAGCGGCTGCCGCCCGCCCGGTTCGCCTTCGACGCGTGGACCTGGAAGGAGGTCCTGTACCTGCTGAGCAACCTGCTGACGTCGCTGCTCGGGTTCGTCTACGTGGCGGTATGGCTGTTCGCGGGCGTGCTGCTGTCGGTCACCGTGGTGGGTCTGCCGCTGCTGGCGGCGGGCCTGATGGGCGTGCGGTTCGTGGGACGGATGGAGCGGGGCCGGGCGCGGGCGCTGCTGGGCGTCCGGGTCGACGAACCGAGCCCGCTGCCGCGCGGCGGGTCCCGCCGGGGGGCCGTCGGCTGGGTCTGGCGGACGCTCAAGGACACGGTGGCCTGGCGCACCACGCTGTACACGCTGGTCCGGCTGCCCTGGGGCGTGCTCACCTTCGGCGTGACCCTGGCCGCCCTCTTCGTCGCCTGGCCGGTGCTCGGGCACCTCGCGCGGGCCATGGCCTCGGTCGACCGGGCGATGGCGCGGGGGCTGCTGAGCCCGTCCGACGAGCTGGAGCGGCGCGTGGCGGAGCTGGAGCAGGACCGGGGGATCGTGGTCGACACGGCCGCCGCCGACCTGCGGCGCATCGAACGCGACCTGCACGACGGCGCCCAGGCCCGGCTCGTCGCCCTCGCCATGGGGCTGGGGCTGGCGAAGGAGAAGGTCCTGGAGGACCCGGAGGCCGCCGCGAAAATGGTCGACGAGGCGCACGGAGAGGTGAAACTCGCCCTCCAGGAGCTGCGCGACCTCGCCCGCGGCATCCACCCCGCCGTCCTCACCGACCGCGGCCTCGACGCCGCCCTCTCCTCCGTCGCCGGCCGCTGCACCGTCCCCGTCGCCGTCCACGTCGACCTCGACAGCCGCCCGGCCCCCGCCATCGAGGGCATCGCCTACTTCACCGTCTCGGAACTCCTCCAGAACGTCAGCAAGCACAGCCGGGCCCGGACCGCCGAGGTCGAGGTGTGGCGGAGGGACGACCGGCTGCTGCTCCAGGTGCGGGACGACGGGCAGGGCGGCGCGTCCACCACCGGCGGCAGCGGACTGGCCGGGCTCGCCGAGCGGCTCGGCTCGGTCGACGGCCTGTTCGAGGTGGACTCGCCCGTCGGTGGCCCGACGGTGGTCACGGCCGAACTGCCGTGGCGCTCCCGGGGCTGA
- a CDS encoding sensor histidine kinase → MAIDYGDHGYPTAPAERHHRLPLALRAPLSGRTWRAFLYLQLSLPISIAGFTWAVATVSMGLGLMVTFIGLPVLALGLAGARVLGAVERTRTRLLLDADVEGPLPVQAENRNGGFMGWVWALLKSGASWRHLVYAVVQMPWAVCTFTASLILQCLGWSLFLYPAYQWMYPTWWGQPGMQVFSDRDHEVYLDNPFEVASASAVGLVIVLATPWLLHGMATMDRMLVKSLLGPSKLAVRVARLEQDRGVVVDTAAADLRRIERDLHDGAQARLVALAMDLGMAKEKLLEDPEAAAKMVDEAHGEVKIALQELRDLARGIHPAVLTDRGLDAALSSVAGRCTVPVAVHVDLDSRPAPAIEGIAYFTVSELLQNVSKHSRARSARVEVWRSGNRVMLQVWDDGRGGASTAEGSGLAGLAERLGSVDGLLVVDSPAGGPTTVTAELPWRDR, encoded by the coding sequence ATGGCCATCGACTACGGAGACCACGGTTACCCGACCGCCCCGGCGGAACGGCACCACCGGCTGCCGCTCGCGCTGCGGGCCCCCCTGTCGGGGCGCACCTGGCGCGCGTTCCTCTACCTCCAGCTGAGCCTGCCGATCTCGATCGCCGGGTTCACCTGGGCCGTCGCCACCGTCTCGATGGGCCTCGGCCTCATGGTCACCTTCATCGGCCTGCCCGTGCTGGCCCTCGGCCTCGCCGGGGCCCGGGTGCTGGGCGCGGTGGAGCGGACCCGGACCCGGCTGCTGCTGGACGCGGACGTCGAGGGGCCGCTCCCCGTCCAGGCGGAGAACCGGAACGGCGGCTTCATGGGCTGGGTGTGGGCGCTGCTCAAGAGCGGTGCGTCCTGGCGGCACCTGGTCTACGCGGTGGTGCAGATGCCGTGGGCCGTCTGCACGTTCACGGCGTCGCTGATCCTCCAGTGCCTGGGCTGGAGCCTGTTCCTCTACCCGGCCTACCAGTGGATGTACCCGACGTGGTGGGGACAGCCGGGCATGCAGGTCTTCAGCGACCGCGACCACGAGGTCTACCTCGACAACCCCTTCGAGGTCGCCTCCGCCTCCGCCGTCGGCCTGGTGATCGTCCTGGCCACGCCGTGGCTGCTCCACGGCATGGCCACCATGGACCGGATGCTGGTGAAGTCCCTGCTCGGCCCGTCGAAGCTGGCCGTCCGGGTCGCCCGGCTGGAGCAGGACCGCGGCGTCGTGGTCGACACGGCCGCCGCCGACCTGCGGCGCATCGAGCGCGACCTGCACGACGGCGCCCAGGCCCGCCTCGTCGCCCTCGCCATGGACCTCGGCATGGCCAAGGAGAAGCTGCTGGAGGACCCGGAGGCCGCCGCGAAAATGGTCGACGAGGCGCACGGAGAGGTGAAGATCGCCCTCCAGGAGCTACGCGACCTCGCCCGCGGCATCCACCCCGCCGTCCTCACCGACCGCGGCCTCGACGCCGCCCTCTCCTCCGTCGCCGGCCGCTGCACCGTCCCCGTCGCCGTCCACGTCGACCTCGACAGCCGCCCGGCCCCCGCCATCGAGGGCATCGCCTACTTCACCGTCTCGGAACTCCTCCAGAACGTCAGCAAGCACAGCCGGGCCCGGAGCGCGCGGGTGGAGGTGTGGCGCTCGGGCAACCGCGTGATGCTCCAGGTGTGGGACGACGGGCGGGGCGGCGCGTCCACCGCCGAGGGCAGCGGGCTGGCCGGGCTCGCCGAGCGGCTCGGCTCGGTCGACGGCCTGCTGGTGGTCGACTCCCCCGCCGGCGGCCCCACCACCGTCACCGCGGAGCTGCCCTGGCGCGACCGCTGA